One stretch of Equus przewalskii isolate Varuska chromosome 9, EquPr2, whole genome shotgun sequence DNA includes these proteins:
- the LOC103554211 gene encoding LOW QUALITY PROTEIN: zinc finger protein 84-like (The sequence of the model RefSeq protein was modified relative to this genomic sequence to represent the inferred CDS: substituted 1 base at 1 genomic stop codon), whose translation MYQNKPEGRKPYGCKECTVKAYKPLMTMPQRTHAGKKSHECCDCRRAFPSKLKLITHPQTCTGERPFECNQCQKVFITKSALICHQKTHHKEGTSCGCSKCGKGFPWKSKLILHQRTHSGERPFRCSVCETAFMVRTHLTVHQRTHTGEKPYGCSDCERAFSKKAQLMVHQRVHTGEGPHGWNQCQKAFLTKSALIYHQKTHHREGECYGCSKCAKAFPWKXKLVLHQRTHSRVRPFRCSVCDKAFMVRTHLMVHQRIHMGEKPYECSHCERAFSKKAQLMIHQRIHTGERPYGCSECPQAFIQKSDLTNHKKTHHAVGKSHECSECGKVLSYKSTLTIDQRTHTGEKPFKCSVCDKAFTSKAHLIVHQRIHSGEKPYECWDCEKAFSTKAHLMIHQRTHVGERPYGCNECQQAFIWKSGLTNHLQSCHTRVKSHECSECGKVLSCKSTLIIHQRTHMGEKPFKCSVCDKAFTAKSHLSVHQKVHTGEKPYECYDCKKAFATLSTLIGRRGTDTEERPYGCNECQKAFFRKSALINHQQTQHRRSSAMQ comes from the exons ATGTACCAAAACAAGCCAGAAG GCAGGAAACCATATGGATGCAAGGAATGTACAGTGAAGGCTTATAAACCACTCATGACCATGCCTCAGAGAACTCACGCAGGAAAGAAATCCCATGAATGCTGTGATTGTAGGAGAGCCTTTCCCAGTAAGTTAAAGCTAATTACTCATCCACAAACTTGCACAGGAGAGAGACCATTTGAATGCAATCAGTGTCAAAAGGTCTTCATTACAAAGTCAGCACTCATCTGTCATCAGAAAACTCATCATAAAGAAGGGACATCCTGTGGATGCAGTAAATGTGGGAAAGGTTTTCCTTGGAAATCAAAACTCATTTTACATCAGAGAACTCATTCAGGAGAGAGACCTTTCAGATGCAGTGTATGTGAGACAGCTTTCATGGTTAGGACGCATCTCACTgtacatcagagaactcacacaggagagaaaccatatGGATGCTCAGATTGTGAGAGAGCCTTCTCAAAAAAGGCTCAGCTCATGGTTCATCAGCGAGTTCACACAGGAGAGGGACCACATGGATGGAATCAGTGTCAAAAAGCCTTCCTGACAAAGTCAGCACTCATCTATCATCAGAAAACTCATCATAGGGAAGGAGAATGCTATGGATGCAGTAAATGTGCAAAAGCTTTCCCCTGGAAGTAAAAACTCGTTTTACATCAGAGAACTCATTCAAGAGTGAGACCTTTCAGATGCAGTGTATGTGACAAAGCCTTCATGGTTAGGACACATCTCATGgtacatcagagaattcacatgGGAGAGAAGCCTTATGAATGCTCACATTGTGAGAGAGCCTTCTCGAAAAAGGCTCAGCTCATGATTCATCAGCGAATTCACACAGGAGAGAGACCATATGGATGCAGTGAATGTCCACAAGCTTTTATCCAGAAGTCAGATCtcactaatcataagaaaactCATCATGCAGTAGGGAAATCTCatgaatgcagtgaatgtgggaaggTTTTGTCCTATAAGTCAACTCTCACCATCGATCAGAGAACCCATACAGGTGAGAAACCCTTCAAATGCAGTGTATGTGATAAAGCCTTCACATCAAAGGCACATCTCATTGTGCATCAGAGAATTCActcaggagagaaaccctatgaatgctGGGATTGTGAGAAAGCCTTCTCCACCAAGGCACATCTCATGATTCATCAGCGAACTCATGTGGGAGAGAGACCTTATGGATGCAATGAATGCCAACAAGCTTTCATCTGGAAGTCAGGTCTCACTAACCATCTGCAAAGTTGTCACACAAGAGTGAAATCTcatgagtgcagtgaatgtgggaaggTTTTGTCCTGTAAGTCAACTCTCATTATACATCAGAGAACACATATGGGTGAGAAGCCTTTCAAATGTAGTGTATGTGATAAAGCTTTCACAGCCAAATCCCATCTCAGTGTACATCAAAAAgttcatacaggagagaaaccgtATGAATGCTACGATTGTAAGAAAGCATTTGCTACTTTGTCAACTCTCATTGGTCGCCGGGGAACTGACACAGAAGAGAGGCCCTATGGATGCAATGAATGTCAAAAAGCCTTCTTTCGGAAGTCAGCTCTTATAAATCATCAGCAAACTCAGCATAGAAGAAGCTCTGCTATGCAATGA